The Pyrus communis chromosome 9, drPyrComm1.1, whole genome shotgun sequence genome has a segment encoding these proteins:
- the LOC137746276 gene encoding phosphatidylinositol 4-phosphate 5-kinase 5-like: MSKESGSSVYKAWEATVRKTQAARKRANSIFGISVDHPDDDDHDHSSDESDCGPEDMIYNADRILPNGDYYTGHWCENFPHGQGKYLWTDGCMYVGEWFKGKTMGKGRFSWPSGATYEGEFKSGYMDGNGTYTGTNGDTYKGEWVMNLKHGHGTKNYSNGDWYEGEWRRGLQEGQGRYQWKDGNHYIGEWKNGVIFGKGTFVWSNGNRYDGNWEDCVPKGNGTFRWPDGSLYVGNWSKDLSEQNGTYYPSQSSTDAHLEWNPQDVYNVDLKNCIICPGEKVSILPSQKKLAVWRSAKGESVKPRRMSVDGRVSVGLDKPFDRMQMWDGSAHGGESPCNASDHRASTVGGELDEDMMGLHVEDGNQRGLPMKVHKTARRQGETISRGHKNYELMLNLQLGIRHSVGRPGPSGSLDLKPSAFDPREKYWTRFPSEGSKYTPPHQSCEFKWKDYCPLVFRTLRKLFKVDPADYMLSICGNDALRELSSPGKSGSFFYLTNDDRYMIKTMKKAEVKVLIRMLSAYYNHVRAYESTLVTKFYGLHCVKLMGQPIQKKVRFIIMGNLFCSEYTIHRRFDLKGSSLGRTTDKPETEIDEMTILKDLDLNFIFRLQKTWFQDFCRQIDRDCEFLEQERIMDYSLLVGLHFRNTSAAGDLIPSGAQTPTGDQDSEGAPRLSRADMDQLLLDPSRWASIKLGLNMPARAEKTERKSDEFQLVGDPTGEYYDVIMFFGIIDILQDYDISKKLEHAYKSIQYDPTSISAVDPRQYSRRFRDFIYKVFAEETAT, translated from the exons ATGAGCAAAGAAAGCGGTAGCAGTGTGTACAAGGCATGGGAGGCCACGGTGCGCAAAACACAGGCTGCAAGGAAGCGTGCTAACAGCATTTTTGGAATTTCAGTGGATCATCCAGACGATGATGATCATGACCATAGTAGCGATGAAAGTGATTGTGGCCCTGAAGATATGATATATAATGCAGATAGGATCCTTCCCAATGGAGACTACTACACCGGTCATTGGTGTGAAAATTTCCCTCATGGCCAAGGCAAGTACTTGTGGACGGATGGGTGTATGTACGTTGGAGAGTGGTTTAAAGGAAAAACCATGGGGAAAGGTAGGTTCAGCTGGCCTTCGGGAGCTACGTATGAGGGCGAATTTAAAAGTGGATACATGGATGGGAATGGTACATACACAGGGACTAATGGTGACACTTACAAGGGAGAATGGGTTATGAATTTGAAACATGGACATGGTACTAAGAATTATTCGAATGGGGATTGGTACGAGGGGGAATGGCGACGCGGGTTGCAGGAAGGTCAAGGGAGGTATCAATGGAAGGATGGGAATCATTACataggggaatggaaaaatggagtGATTTTTGGGAAAGGGACATTTGTTTGGAGTAATGGGAATAGGTATGATGGAAATTGGGAAGATTGTGTACCTAAGGGGAATGGGACTTTCCGATGGCCTGATGGGAGTCTTTACGTAGGGAATTGGAGTAAGGATCTTAGTGAGCAAAACGGGACTTATTATCCATCCCAATCATCGACAGACGCCCATCTTGAATGGAATCCTCAAGATGTGTACAATGTTGATTTGAAGAATTGTATAATTTGTCCAGGGGAGAAGGTTTCAATTTTGCCATCACAGAAGAAGCTTGCGGTATGGAGATCAGCAAAGGGTGAGAGTGTCAAGCCAAGAAGAATGTCGGTGGATGGAAGGGTAAGTGTCGGGCTGGATAAACCATTTGATAGGATGCAAATGTGGGATGGCAGTGCCCATGGCGGTGAATCACCTTGTAATGCCAGTGATCATAGGGCTTCTACTGTTGGGGGAGAACTGGATGAAGATATGATGGGTTTGCATGTTGAAGATGGGAATCAAAGGGGACTCCCAATGAAGGTACATAAGACTGCAAGGAGACAGGGGGAAACAATCAGCAGGGGCCACAAAAATTATGAACTCATGCTCAATTTGCAGCTAGGAATCAg GCATTCTGTTGGAAGACCAGGTCCATCTGGATCCCTTGATCTGAAGCCTTCGGCTTTTGACCCCAGGGAAAAATATTGGACAAGATTTCCTTCAGAAGGCTCCAAGTACACTCCGCCGCACCAGTCCTGTGAATTTAAATGGAAGGATTACTGTCCATTAGTCTTCAG GACTCTTAGGAAGTTGTTTAAGGTCGATCCAGCCGACTACATGTTATCCATCTGCGGGAACGATGCACTTCGGGAACTCTCCTCTCCTGGTAAAAGTGGCAGCTTCTTTTACTTGACCAATGACGACCGCTACATGATTAAAACAATGAAGAAGGCAGAAGTAAAA GTACTTATAAGAATGCTTTCAGCCTACTATAACCATGTTCGAGCATACGAAAGCACTCTGGTCACTAaattttatggtctacattgtGTAAAGCTCATGGGTCAACCTATTCAAAAGAAG GTGCGGTTCATCATCATGGGGAACCTTTTCTGTTCCGAATATACCATTCACAGACGTTTCGACCTGAAGGGATCTTCCCTCGGTCGAACAACAGATAAGCCCGAGACAGAGATTGATGAAATGACCATTCTTAAAGATCTTGATCTTAACTTTATATTTCGACTCCAGAAGACATGGTTTCAAGATTTTTGCAG GCAAATCGACAGGGATTGTGAGTTTCTTGAACAGGAGAGAATAATGGATTATAGTCTGTTGGTTGGACTGCATTTCAGAAATACATCAGCTGCTGGGGATCTCATTCCTTCTGGAGCACAAACTCCTACTG GTGACCAAGACAGCGAGGGAGCACCGCGTCTTTCTCGAGCAGACATGGATCAGCTTCTTTTAGATCCATCCAG GTGGGCTAGTATTAAATTGGGGTTGAACATGCCAGCAAGAGCCGAAAAGACTGAGAGAAAAAGTGACGAATTTCAGCTTGTGGGAGATCCAACAGGAGAGTATTATGATGTTATAATGTTCTTTGGAATCATAGACATTCTTCAAGACTACGATATAAGCAAGAAGCTTGAGCATGCATACAAGTCGATCCAGTATGATCCAACTTCTATATCCGCTGTTGATCCGAGGCAATATTCGAGGCGCTTTCGTGATTTCATTTACAAAGTTTTTGCAGAAGAAACGGCcacttga